In Silene latifolia isolate original U9 population chromosome X, ASM4854445v1, whole genome shotgun sequence, the following proteins share a genomic window:
- the LOC141617438 gene encoding uncharacterized protein LOC141617438, with protein sequence MSENYREWQEKIPFALWGYRTSIRTATSATPYYLVYGMEMVQPIELEVPSLRILLESQVPEADRVQARYDSLVMLDERRLMRDERRLNALQHVQLYQKRIERAFNKKVKPTGISEGDLVLKSVRALLPIDPRGKFKPNWAGPYLIKTILSGGVVRLTDLDGKDFTNPINLDQLKKFNP encoded by the coding sequence ATGTCTGAAAACTATAGAGAGTGGCAAGAGAAGATACCCTTCGCGTTATGGGGGTATAGAACTTCGATTAGAACAGCAACGAGTGCAACGCCGTATTACTTGGTATATGGAATGGAAATGGTTCAACCAATTGAGCTGGAAGTACCATCTCTAAGGATCCTACTAGAAAGCCAGGTTCCAGAAGCAGATAGGGTTCAAGCAAGATATGATTCACTAGTCATGCTCGATGAGCGACGTTTGATGCGCGATGAGCGACGTTTGAACGCATTGCAACATGTCCAACTCTACCAGAAAAGGATAGAGAGAGCTttcaacaaaaaggtgaaaccaaCGGGAATTAGCGAAGGagacttagttctcaaatcggttagagctctgtTACCTATTGACCCGAGGGGTAAGTTTAAACCAAATTGGGCAGGCCCTTATTTGATAAAGACGATTTTGTCAGGAGGCGTTGTTCGGTTAACAGATTTGGATGGGAAAGACTTCACAAATCCTATAAATTTGGACCAGCTGAAGAAATTCAATCCTTGA